The Penaeus chinensis breed Huanghai No. 1 chromosome 36, ASM1920278v2, whole genome shotgun sequence genome includes a region encoding these proteins:
- the LOC125045133 gene encoding keratin-associated protein 10-7-like — protein sequence MQILILILLSFAFTSAEAFAEGHRGKTELNQGVLKGVLKYGLGGVGRKRVARAGLCEKPETPSCEDFFGDADPSCFGDRTSCELNDLGKCRLWWQDSCKCDFIEWNRCGERSNTFCCIECKHDFASECTQGGGECRKTCARFHRALNTTCSSPSCSCCSKCESVSCEEAKDGSMCVTTASYCLHGYYVDPDSCNGDCVCCKPCLASQQCLEAHGYPENVKFDCRPGYLTADVSGSCKCCKPEDQAPCHRNGERNMSPADFCVPEKCPPNYYEYETGCSSNAGRECRCCEAGGWQRCLKGTSCAENDGCCSSSDCPCLGYHNVTEGCTSRDDVACTCCLHECKLTR from the exons ATGCAGATTCTGATTCTGatcctcctttccttcgcctTCACTTCTGCC GAAGCTTTCGCCGAGGGACACAGGGGCAAGACAGAGCTCAATCAGGGCGTCCTTAAAGGCGTGTTGAAGTATGGACTCGGAGGCGTGGGGAGAAAGCGCGTGGCGAGAGCAGGCTTGTGTGAGAAGCCTGAGACTCCCTCCTGTGAAGACTTTTTCGGTGACGCAGATCCTTCTTGCTTTGGAGACAG AACTTCCTGTGAACTTAATGACTTAGGAAAATGCAGACTGTGGTGGCAAGACAGCTGCAAATGCGACTTCATTGAGTGGAATCGCTGTGGGGAGAGATCTAACACCTTCTGCTGCATTG AATGTAAGCACGACTTCGCGTCCGAGTGCACGCAAGGGGGGGGCGAATGCCGCAAGACGTGCGCCAGGTTCCACCGGGCCCTCAACACCACGTGCTCCAGCCCTTCGTGTAG CTGCTGTTCCAAGTGCGAGAGCGTCTCCTGCGAAGAGGCTAAAGACGGTAGCATGTGTGTCACGACCGCCTCTTACTGCCTGCATGGTTACTACGTGGACCCTGACAGCTGCAACGGAGACTGTGTCTGCTGTAAGCCGTGTTTAGCCAGTCAACAGTGCCTGGAGGCTCACGGCTATCCCGAGAACGTGAAATTCGATTGCAGGCCGGGATATCTAACTGCCGATGTCTCCGGTTCTTGCAAGTGTTGCAAACCAG AGGACCAAGCACCTTGCCACAGGAACGGGGAAAGAAATATGAGTCCAGCTGACTTCTGCGTCCCTGAGAAATGTCCTCCGAATTACTATGAGTATGAGACAGGGTGCAGCTCCAACGCTGGTCGGGAATGCCGATGCTGCGAggcag GAGGCTGGCAAAGGTGTCTAAAGGGAACGAGCTGCGCAGAGAACGACGGATGCTGCTCTTCATCTGATTGTCCTTGCTTGGGTTATCACAACGTCACAGAAGGTTGCACCAGTCGAGATGATGTTGCTTGCACTTGCTGCCTGCACG
- the LOC125044619 gene encoding casein kinase I homolog HRR25-like, giving the protein MALRRLSKYQTRVLMHQAKACLGQGCFGSVFHVTFDGKDCALKVGNTMDEAESLERDRMILEKLGGAGGAPIPLAYCPEMPAFVMTYCGRQDLFGLIMSKPRPSDRDILDAAIKVTEALQEIHDAGFVHCDFKADNIVVETARKGHVSKVHVVDFGLTQPVGGSHPLG; this is encoded by the coding sequence ATGGCGCTGAGACGTCTGTCCAAGTACCAGACGAGGGTGCTGATGCACCAGGCCAAGGCGTGCCTCGGCCAGGGCTGCTTCGGCTCCGTCTTCCACGTCACATTCGACGGCAAGGACTGCGCCCTCAAGGTGGGCAACACCATGGACGAGGCCGAGTCCTTGGAGAGGGACAGGATGATCCTGGAGAAGCTGGGGGGCGCGGGCGGAGCGCCCATCCCCCTGGCCTACTGCCCGGAGATGCCCGCCTTCGTCATGACCTACTGCGGCCGCCAGGACCTCTTTGGCCTCATCATGTCCAAGCCGCGGCCGTCGGACCGCGACATCCTCGACGCAGCAATCAAGGTGACAGAGGCGCTGCAGGAGATCCACGACGCGGGCTTCGTCCACTGCGACTTCAAGGCGGACAACATCGTGGTGGAGACGGCCAGGAAGGGGCACGTGAGCAAGGTCCACGTCGTGGACTTCGGCCTCACGCAGCCCGTGGGCGGCAGCCACCCGCTCGGCTAG